A genomic region of Acidobacteriota bacterium contains the following coding sequences:
- a CDS encoding helix-turn-helix domain-containing protein, producing MTFGEHIRTVREKRQRENRAFSLRMVASRAGVQPAYLSKVEFEQTAPPPERTIRRLAADLEEDADVLLALAGRVSRDLQEIVIRRPRIFADLLRSLDEAPDHVVTRITREVRAGVS from the coding sequence ATGACTTTTGGAGAACACATTCGCACGGTCCGGGAAAAGCGGCAGCGTGAAAACCGTGCATTCTCGTTGAGGATGGTGGCTTCCCGAGCCGGTGTCCAACCGGCGTACTTGAGCAAAGTCGAATTCGAACAGACTGCGCCCCCGCCTGAGCGGACCATTCGCCGGCTCGCGGCGGACCTGGAAGAGGACGCCGACGTGTTGTTGGCCCTGGCGGGAAGGGTTTCCCGGGATCTCCAGGAGATCGTGATCCGCCGGCCCAGGATCTTCGCCGATCTCTTGAGGAGTCTCGACGAGGCGCCGGACCACGTGGTGACGCGGATCACCCGGGAGGTCCGGGCCGGAGTTTCGTGA
- a CDS encoding glycosyltransferase family 2 protein — MRLISMVIPLFNEEESLPELYQGIVEELSPRSGDLEIIFVDDGSTDGSFSTLKRLQQRDSRIRIIRFRRNFGKSAALAAGFQHARGEVVVTMDADLQDRPHEVGKLLDRLEEGFDLVSGWKVKRRDPWRKRAASRIFNFVTAFLTGVPLHDLNCGLKAYRREVIREVKVYGEMHRFIPVLASYRGFRIGEVPVDHAPRAYGRSKYGASRFLGGFFDLLTVIMLTRYNSKPLHVFGILGLVLLLAGFCVEAYLTVGWLQGQWIEDRPLFMLGILLLIVGVQFIFFGLLAEMIAYSSRREGDYSVREVRVAEPEEASSKSLVSLPG; from the coding sequence ATGAGATTGATCTCCATGGTGATTCCCCTTTTCAACGAGGAGGAATCGCTCCCCGAGCTCTACCAAGGCATCGTCGAGGAATTGAGTCCCCGGTCCGGCGACCTGGAGATCATCTTCGTCGACGACGGCAGCACCGACGGCTCCTTCTCGACGCTGAAGCGCCTTCAGCAACGCGACTCCCGGATCCGGATCATTCGGTTTCGCCGCAATTTCGGGAAGTCGGCGGCTTTGGCGGCCGGATTTCAGCACGCCCGGGGAGAGGTCGTGGTCACCATGGACGCGGACCTTCAGGATCGTCCCCACGAGGTGGGCAAGCTGTTGGACCGTCTCGAAGAGGGGTTCGACCTGGTCTCCGGCTGGAAGGTCAAGCGCCGGGACCCCTGGCGCAAGCGCGCCGCGTCGCGGATCTTCAACTTCGTCACCGCCTTCCTGACGGGAGTTCCGCTCCACGACCTCAACTGCGGACTCAAGGCCTATCGCCGGGAGGTGATCCGCGAGGTGAAGGTCTACGGCGAGATGCACCGGTTCATTCCGGTCCTGGCCAGCTACCGCGGCTTTCGCATCGGCGAGGTCCCGGTAGACCATGCGCCCCGCGCCTACGGGCGCAGCAAGTACGGGGCGAGCCGATTCCTGGGCGGTTTCTTCGATCTCCTGACGGTGATCATGCTGACCCGCTACAACAGCAAGCCGCTGCACGTCTTCGGGATTCTGGGCCTGGTGCTGCTGCTGGCCGGCTTTTGTGTCGAGGCCTACCTCACGGTGGGTTGGCTGCAGGGTCAATGGATCGAGGACCGGCCCCTGTTCATGCTGGGAATCCTGCTCCTCATCGTGGGCGTCCAGTTCATCTTCTTCGGGCTCCTGGCCGAGATGATCGCCTATTCGTCCCGCAGGGAAGGGGACTACTCGGTGCGCGAAGTCCGGGTGGCGGAACCGGAGGAGGCCAGCTCCAAGTCCCTGGTCTCTCTGCCCGGATGA
- a CDS encoding glycosyltransferase, with amino-acid sequence MRIALLGPAHPLRGGIAQYTASLYGELERRHQVRIFSFRKLYPRLLFPGSSELDRSPSAWRVPSVRILRPLRPRSWAAAARRVAAWEPELLVFQWWHPFFGPAYADLIRRFRKRSAAVILFLCHNVFPHERMGSRVLEKMLVRMAFRRVDGFLVQSQGLARQVRELRPAAPVRRVHHPAYSFYRRWDSETSRPGGKPSILFFGNIRAYKGLDVLIEAFARVRKELEAELVVAGEFYSDPRPLKERVRALGLDGDVRWTGAYVPNREVPSLFRRAHVVALPYRSATQSGIVPLAYQFGVPVIASDVGGLSEVVLDGRTGLLFPPGDSERLASLLVDYFRRNLRPRFQPHILEFNRKLGWDRVAGPILELARSLGAKEGGEV; translated from the coding sequence ATGAGGATCGCCCTCCTGGGTCCGGCCCATCCCCTGCGCGGCGGAATCGCCCAGTACACCGCATCCCTTTACGGGGAGCTGGAGCGGCGCCACCAGGTGCGCATCTTTTCCTTCCGCAAGCTCTATCCCCGGTTGCTGTTTCCCGGAAGCTCCGAGTTGGACCGGAGCCCCAGCGCCTGGCGGGTGCCCTCCGTCAGGATCCTCCGGCCCCTCCGGCCCCGGAGTTGGGCCGCGGCGGCCCGGAGAGTCGCCGCCTGGGAGCCGGAACTGCTGGTCTTCCAATGGTGGCACCCTTTCTTCGGTCCGGCCTACGCGGACCTGATCCGGCGCTTCCGGAAGCGGTCGGCGGCGGTGATCCTGTTTCTGTGCCACAACGTCTTTCCCCACGAGCGGATGGGGAGCCGCGTGCTGGAGAAGATGCTGGTGAGGATGGCCTTTCGCCGCGTGGACGGCTTCCTGGTCCAGTCGCAGGGCCTGGCCCGGCAGGTGCGGGAACTCCGTCCCGCGGCCCCGGTCCGCAGGGTCCATCATCCCGCCTATTCCTTCTACCGGCGCTGGGACTCCGAAACGTCCCGGCCGGGCGGGAAACCCAGCATCCTCTTTTTCGGAAACATCCGGGCCTACAAGGGGCTCGACGTCCTCATCGAGGCTTTCGCCCGGGTTCGCAAGGAGTTGGAGGCGGAGCTGGTGGTGGCGGGAGAGTTCTATTCCGATCCCCGTCCCCTGAAGGAACGGGTCCGGGCTCTCGGCCTCGACGGCGATGTTCGCTGGACCGGCGCCTATGTGCCCAACCGCGAGGTCCCCTCCCTCTTCCGCCGCGCCCACGTGGTGGCGCTTCCCTACCGGAGCGCGACCCAGAGCGGGATCGTCCCGCTGGCCTACCAGTTCGGAGTCCCGGTCATCGCCAGCGACGTGGGCGGACTCTCGGAGGTGGTGCTGGACGGCAGGACCGGGCTCCTCTTTCCACCCGGAGATTCCGAACGGCTGGCGAGTCTCCTGGTAGATTATTTCCGCCGGAATCTGCGGCCGCGGTTCCAGCCTCACATCCTGGAATTCAACCGGAAGCTGGGTTGGGACCGGGTGGCCGGACCGATTCTGGAGCTGGCCCGGTCGCTGGGAGCGAAGGAAGGCGGGGAAGTCTGA
- a CDS encoding class I SAM-dependent methyltransferase has translation MDPDATLSCPVCRFPRCRFWRRLEDRFFRVTRATFPLYRCPECGLRFQRASAVADRIPGFYPPGYWWDPEGDPRGVEGLYREWVLRRDQLRFVLSAAPPEKGRRLLDIGCGSGTFLKLAREAGFRVKGLEASPEAGEAAEKILPGRVVVGDERDLIRGGATFHVLTLFHVLEHLPRPLDYLRRIRRLLADDGGLVVQVPNSHSIQAALLGSRWYGLDCPRHIHNFTSRALIELLGRAGFRVRRVRHFSLRDNAAALVSSLFPGLDPMSRKVRLLREEKRARSRGLLATEAVYFGLLLLAQPLAATEAALGRGATVTVFATAE, from the coding sequence GTGGATCCGGACGCCACCCTCTCCTGCCCCGTCTGCCGGTTTCCCCGCTGCCGGTTCTGGCGCCGCCTGGAGGACCGGTTCTTCCGGGTCACGCGCGCCACGTTTCCCCTCTACCGCTGTCCGGAATGCGGACTCCGTTTCCAACGGGCGTCCGCCGTTGCCGACCGGATCCCCGGCTTCTACCCGCCCGGCTACTGGTGGGACCCGGAGGGGGACCCCCGGGGCGTGGAGGGTCTCTACCGGGAGTGGGTCCTGCGGCGCGACCAATTGCGCTTCGTCCTCTCGGCGGCCCCGCCGGAGAAGGGCCGCCGCCTCCTGGACATCGGCTGCGGCAGCGGCACCTTTCTGAAGCTGGCCCGGGAGGCCGGTTTCCGGGTCAAGGGACTGGAGGCCTCCCCCGAGGCGGGGGAGGCGGCGGAGAAGATCCTGCCGGGCCGGGTGGTGGTGGGAGACGAACGGGACCTGATCCGCGGCGGCGCCACGTTCCACGTGCTCACCCTCTTTCACGTCCTGGAACACCTGCCCCGGCCGCTGGACTACCTTCGGCGGATCCGCCGGCTCCTGGCCGATGACGGCGGTCTGGTGGTCCAGGTTCCCAACAGCCACAGCATCCAGGCGGCGCTCCTGGGCTCCCGCTGGTACGGCCTGGACTGTCCCCGCCACATTCACAACTTCACGTCGCGGGCGCTCATCGAGCTGCTTGGGCGCGCCGGCTTCCGGGTTCGCCGCGTGCGCCACTTCTCCCTGCGCGACAACGCCGCCGCCCTGGTCTCCAGCCTCTTCCCGGGCCTCGATCCCATGTCCCGGAAGGTCCGCCTGCTGCGAGAGGAGAAGCGGGCGCGCTCCCGGGGGCTCCTTGCCACGGAGGCCGTCTATTTCGGGCTCCTGCTCCTGGCCCAGCCCCTTGCCGCCACGGAAGCGGCCCTGGGACGGGGCGCCACCGTGACGGTCTTCGCCACCGCCGAATAA
- a CDS encoding helix-turn-helix transcriptional regulator, with translation MGPGVEMAFGEYIREVRERRRRKDRTFSLRQVAGRVGIEPAYLSKIERGQTPPPSERTIRRLAMELDQDADVLLAMGGKVSKDLQEIVMLRPRLFADLLRQLREAPDHAVLRVVREIRDGDW, from the coding sequence ATGGGTCCCGGGGTCGAAATGGCGTTTGGAGAATACATTCGAGAGGTCCGGGAACGGCGGCGGCGCAAGGACCGGACCTTCTCCTTGCGGCAGGTGGCCGGGCGCGTCGGAATCGAGCCGGCCTACCTGAGCAAGATCGAGCGGGGACAGACACCGCCTCCGTCGGAGCGGACCATCCGCCGGCTCGCCATGGAGCTGGACCAGGATGCCGACGTGCTGCTGGCGATGGGGGGGAAGGTGTCCAAGGACCTTCAGGAGATCGTGATGCTCCGTCCAAGGCTCTTCGCCGATCTGCTGCGTCAACTCCGCGAGGCGCCGGACCACGCGGTGCTGAGGGTTGTGAGAGAGATTCGCGACGGTGACTGGTGA
- a CDS encoding tetratricopeptide repeat protein, which translates to MSGRRRHRRSPPGPAARLWRPDLLYPCFLLALVLGLYWNTLGHDFVHDDLTLIQQNRTVTEQRWGEILSPRVYRPVRTLTYALNYWAGGLDPTGYHLFNLLLHALNSLLVYWLFRAVTGRRTLALAGALLFAAHPVQTAATAYVSGRKDLLAAFFILGGCLSFLSYRDSGRRRYLVVCLACLVVGVLAKELVIVLPALLLLLDLCRTGRSRDPGGEPATVRIVRALLRSRIAYALGFLLAAVSFYYALYLSPASRMEGLWGGSLAAHAGTSFKLFSHYLALAVFPHPLIADYSGEVFPLSPGFADAATLLAVLLLAAFIASAVWLYPSRPLVSLGMGWFLTALAPVLQIVPFHELAADHFLYVPLIGVCLVGGLTVDYVSRERGYRELALGVLALVLVVFSVRTVGRNRDWADVETLWRATLEQAPGSYRAHSNLAVTYMGKQEPEAALKHTLRALELNPGRALEWSNLSALYVQLAERARAQRKYDLASSLLDKCREAAEEALERDDSNFMSLANMGNCFEKEAEVAVDTGETEEVVLLRQTALSYFQRSLKFRNREPSARMVWLSIGGIFLDQARVAHSQRVEAFNKGEFRRLQEFEKQANELYEQAIVHFKKFVEAYPGSRQGQLNLGLCYVHLKKFQEAVPHLERAVRLRAEPESVNLLAHCYDRTGDGDRAVRLYRQSIRLRAAAETHYNLGVLLRRRGELAEAEKNLKRALELSPSKDLARKIGIVRGLIQDHVRRSQDHGRHPLPQ; encoded by the coding sequence ATGTCGGGGAGAAGAAGACACCGGAGGTCGCCTCCTGGTCCTGCCGCCCGTCTCTGGCGGCCGGACCTGCTCTACCCGTGCTTCCTCCTGGCCCTCGTCCTGGGCCTCTACTGGAACACGCTGGGCCACGATTTCGTCCACGACGACCTCACCCTGATTCAGCAGAACCGGACGGTGACGGAGCAGCGTTGGGGCGAGATCCTGAGTCCCCGGGTCTACCGGCCGGTCCGCACCCTCACCTACGCCCTGAACTATTGGGCGGGCGGGCTGGACCCCACCGGGTACCACCTCTTCAACCTGCTCCTGCACGCTCTGAATTCGCTGCTGGTCTACTGGCTCTTCCGGGCCGTCACCGGCCGCCGGACGCTGGCGTTGGCCGGAGCGCTCCTCTTTGCCGCCCACCCGGTTCAGACCGCCGCCACGGCCTACGTTTCGGGACGGAAAGACCTGTTGGCCGCCTTCTTCATCCTCGGGGGGTGCCTGTCATTCCTCTCCTACCGGGACTCGGGTCGGCGCCGGTATCTCGTTGTCTGTCTCGCCTGCCTGGTGGTGGGCGTCCTGGCCAAGGAACTGGTCATCGTCCTTCCGGCGCTGCTCCTGCTGTTGGACCTGTGCCGGACGGGCCGGTCCCGGGACCCGGGGGGCGAGCCGGCCACGGTCCGCATCGTCCGCGCTCTCCTGCGTTCCCGGATCGCCTACGCTCTGGGTTTTCTCCTGGCCGCGGTTTCGTTCTACTACGCCCTTTATCTGAGTCCGGCCAGCCGCATGGAGGGTCTGTGGGGTGGGAGCCTGGCGGCCCACGCCGGCACCTCCTTCAAGCTGTTCTCCCACTACCTGGCGCTGGCGGTATTCCCTCACCCCTTGATCGCGGACTACAGCGGAGAGGTGTTTCCCCTCTCTCCCGGGTTCGCCGACGCGGCGACGCTGCTGGCGGTGCTCCTGCTGGCGGCCTTCATCGCCTCCGCCGTCTGGCTCTACCCTTCCCGGCCCCTGGTCTCGCTGGGAATGGGCTGGTTCCTGACGGCGTTGGCGCCGGTGCTCCAGATCGTCCCCTTTCACGAGTTGGCGGCCGACCACTTTCTCTATGTCCCGCTGATCGGGGTTTGCCTCGTGGGTGGGTTGACCGTGGACTACGTCTCCCGGGAAAGGGGTTACAGGGAGCTGGCCCTGGGAGTTCTGGCGCTGGTCCTGGTCGTCTTCTCGGTGCGCACCGTGGGGCGCAACCGGGACTGGGCCGACGTCGAGACCCTGTGGCGGGCGACCCTGGAACAGGCGCCCGGGTCGTACCGCGCCCACAGCAATCTGGCGGTCACCTACATGGGGAAGCAGGAGCCGGAGGCGGCCCTGAAACACACTCTGAGAGCCTTGGAGCTCAATCCCGGACGGGCCCTGGAGTGGAGCAATCTGAGCGCCCTGTACGTCCAACTGGCGGAACGGGCGCGAGCGCAAAGGAAATACGACCTGGCGTCGAGTCTGCTGGACAAGTGCCGCGAGGCGGCGGAAGAAGCCCTGGAGAGAGACGACTCGAACTTCATGAGCCTGGCCAACATGGGGAACTGCTTCGAGAAGGAGGCCGAGGTCGCCGTCGACACGGGAGAGACGGAGGAGGTCGTGCTGCTGCGGCAGACTGCGTTGAGCTACTTCCAGAGGTCTCTCAAGTTCCGGAACCGCGAACCCTCCGCCCGCATGGTCTGGCTGTCGATCGGAGGCATCTTCCTGGACCAGGCCCGCGTAGCCCACAGTCAGCGGGTCGAAGCCTTCAACAAGGGCGAGTTCCGACGATTGCAGGAGTTCGAGAAGCAGGCCAACGAGCTCTACGAACAGGCGATCGTCCATTTCAAGAAATTCGTGGAGGCCTATCCCGGCAGCCGCCAGGGACAGCTCAACCTGGGACTCTGCTACGTTCACCTGAAGAAATTCCAGGAGGCCGTTCCACACCTGGAGCGGGCCGTCCGCCTCCGGGCCGAGCCGGAGAGCGTGAACCTGCTGGCCCACTGCTACGACCGGACGGGCGACGGCGACCGGGCCGTCCGCCTCTACCGGCAGTCGATTCGCCTTCGGGCCGCGGCCGAGACCCATTACAATCTGGGCGTGCTCCTCCGGCGCCGGGGTGAGCTGGCGGAGGCGGAGAAGAATCTGAAGCGCGCCCTGGAGTTGTCGCCGTCCAAGGACCTGGCCCGCAAGATCGGTATCGTGCGGGGCCTCATTCAAGACCATGTACGCCGATCACAAGATCACGGTCGTCATCCCCTGCCTCAATGA
- a CDS encoding ABC transporter permease, with the protein MLSSLLRHKHLIRELVSRDIRSRYVGSVAGLFWSILNPALQLALYTLVFSLVLEVRFGPEASTGVFALNLFAALLPWMAIQEGVVRSARTFIENANIIKKQRFPLETLPFSVLFSAVVHQLLGTAVFLVVLAVTQLTDFRFLVLIFPLFVVQILMTYGLAAMAACLNVFFRDVAQLLGVLFMLFFWVTPIVYPLSRAPEPYRSLLSLNPLTHMVEAYRFAFLGAPEPSLWGLLYWVVISVAFYRLGRTILDRTRHQLVDLL; encoded by the coding sequence ATGTTGAGTTCGCTCCTGCGCCACAAGCACCTGATTCGTGAACTGGTGTCCCGGGACATCAGGAGCCGGTACGTGGGCTCCGTCGCGGGCCTGTTCTGGTCGATTCTGAATCCGGCCCTGCAACTGGCTCTCTACACGCTGGTCTTCTCGCTGGTGCTGGAGGTCCGGTTCGGGCCCGAGGCCTCCACCGGAGTCTTCGCCCTCAATCTCTTCGCGGCGCTGCTGCCCTGGATGGCCATCCAGGAGGGCGTCGTCCGCTCGGCCCGGACCTTCATCGAGAACGCCAACATCATCAAGAAGCAGCGCTTTCCGCTGGAGACGCTGCCCTTCAGCGTTCTGTTCTCGGCCGTCGTGCACCAGTTGCTGGGGACGGCCGTCTTCCTCGTGGTGCTCGCGGTCACCCAACTGACCGACTTCCGGTTCCTGGTCCTGATCTTCCCCCTCTTCGTGGTCCAGATCCTGATGACTTACGGGCTGGCCGCCATGGCCGCCTGCCTGAACGTCTTCTTTCGCGACGTGGCCCAGCTCCTGGGCGTCCTGTTCATGCTCTTTTTCTGGGTCACGCCCATCGTCTACCCCTTGAGCCGGGCTCCGGAACCGTACCGGTCCCTCCTCTCGCTGAACCCGCTGACCCACATGGTGGAGGCCTACCGGTTCGCCTTCCTGGGCGCTCCGGAGCCCTCCCTCTGGGGGTTGCTCTACTGGGTCGTCATCTCCGTCGCGTTCTATCGGCTGGGGCGCACCATCCTGGACCGGACGCGGCACCAACTGGTGGACCTGTTGTGA
- a CDS encoding glycosyltransferase family 2 protein: MYADHKITVVIPCLNEEEGIRMVLERIPRFVDEVIVVDNGSTDATAEIAAGLGARVIREDVRGYGRAYKTGLLHAQGDIIVTLDGDHSYPVDSLSYLIEALMGADVGFVSASRFPVQNPKAMSWTSFVGNKCLSVVLSVLFLRRVRDSQSGMWIFYREALENMNLVSDGMAFSEEIKIEAMRHPRIGFKEIPINYSNRAGEVKLRPWRDGWSNLVFLFKKRFGG, encoded by the coding sequence ATGTACGCCGATCACAAGATCACGGTCGTCATCCCCTGCCTCAATGAGGAGGAGGGGATCCGCATGGTCCTGGAGCGGATCCCCCGGTTCGTGGACGAGGTCATCGTGGTGGACAACGGCTCCACCGACGCCACGGCCGAGATCGCCGCGGGTCTGGGGGCCCGCGTGATCCGGGAGGACGTGCGCGGGTATGGCCGCGCCTACAAGACGGGCCTGCTCCACGCCCAGGGGGACATCATCGTGACGCTGGACGGGGACCACTCCTACCCCGTCGACTCCCTCTCCTACCTGATCGAGGCGCTCATGGGCGCCGACGTGGGCTTCGTCTCCGCTTCCCGGTTCCCGGTGCAGAACCCCAAGGCCATGTCCTGGACCAGCTTCGTCGGAAACAAGTGCCTGAGCGTGGTCCTCTCGGTTTTGTTCCTGCGCCGGGTCCGGGACTCCCAGTCGGGGATGTGGATCTTCTACCGGGAGGCGTTGGAGAACATGAACCTGGTCAGCGACGGGATGGCCTTCTCCGAGGAGATCAAGATCGAAGCCATGCGCCATCCCCGGATCGGCTTCAAGGAGATCCCCATCAACTACTCGAACCGCGCCGGAGAGGTGAAGCTCCGGCCCTGGAGAGACGGTTGGAGCAACCTGGTCTTCCTCTTCAAGAAACGGTTCGGAGGGTGA
- a CDS encoding glycosyltransferase family 2 protein, with translation MVNYGRAELLRACLQSLLDQTWPRLEILVVDNGSRDHSTEVASSFADRGIRLLALTENRGFAAAVNLGVRRARGELVALLNNDALASPEWVEQLVSGLDASPDVGMCASKILFYGSGVIDKAGHLIFPDGQNRGRGTGEPDRGQYDRSREVLAADGCAALYRKEVLKQAGGFDENFFAYAEDADLGLRARWLGWRCRYVHGAVVHHHHSSTLGPYSPRKIYWVERNRIWLALKNFPLPLLLLNPFFTIYRLAWNLCAALLRRGPAGNFRREGSLWLLLRVQLRAWRDALAGAGTMLRERRRIRSIRKIGDLEFCRHLFRFRISAYRLAFGDKERRHP, from the coding sequence GTGGTGAATTACGGCCGAGCCGAACTGCTCCGCGCCTGCCTGCAATCTCTCCTGGACCAGACTTGGCCCCGCCTGGAAATCCTGGTGGTCGACAACGGATCCCGGGACCACAGCACGGAAGTCGCCTCCTCTTTCGCGGACCGCGGAATCCGGCTTCTGGCCCTCACCGAAAACCGGGGTTTCGCCGCCGCCGTCAATCTGGGGGTCCGCCGGGCCCGGGGCGAACTGGTGGCCCTGCTGAACAACGACGCCTTGGCGTCGCCCGAATGGGTCGAGCAACTGGTGTCCGGCCTCGACGCCTCGCCGGACGTGGGCATGTGCGCCTCCAAGATCCTCTTTTACGGGTCCGGCGTCATCGACAAGGCGGGCCATCTCATCTTTCCGGACGGGCAGAACCGGGGCCGGGGCACCGGCGAGCCGGACCGGGGCCAGTACGACCGGAGCCGGGAGGTCCTGGCGGCGGACGGCTGCGCCGCCCTCTACCGCAAGGAAGTCCTGAAGCAGGCGGGCGGCTTCGACGAGAATTTCTTCGCCTACGCGGAGGACGCCGACCTGGGGCTCCGGGCCCGCTGGCTGGGCTGGCGCTGCCGCTACGTGCACGGGGCGGTGGTGCATCATCACCACTCCTCGACGCTGGGTCCCTACTCGCCCCGGAAGATCTACTGGGTGGAGCGGAACCGGATCTGGCTGGCGCTCAAGAACTTCCCCCTTCCCCTCCTGCTCCTGAACCCCTTTTTCACCATCTATCGTCTGGCCTGGAACCTCTGTGCGGCGCTGCTCCGCCGGGGGCCCGCCGGCAACTTCCGCCGCGAAGGCTCGCTGTGGCTCCTGCTCCGGGTCCAGCTCCGGGCCTGGCGGGACGCCCTCGCCGGCGCCGGCACGATGCTCCGGGAACGCCGCCGCATCCGGTCCATCCGCAAGATCGGAGACCTGGAATTTTGCCGCCACCTGTTCCGCTTCCGCATCTCCGCCTACCGCCTCGCCTTCGGGGACAAGGAGCGGCGACATCCTTGA
- a CDS encoding type II toxin-antitoxin system VapC family toxin: MNLLLHAHNSDFPRHREAREWWEALMNGNVSVGLPWASILGFIRIATHPRILENPLDMRGACTRVRSWLERPQTVLIHPGTRHADILFELLESSGGTGNLTTDAHLAALAIEHQAELHSHDADMARFPGLRWVNPLG, encoded by the coding sequence GTGAACTTGCTGCTGCACGCCCATAATTCGGACTTTCCCAGACACCGGGAAGCGCGAGAATGGTGGGAAGCCCTGATGAACGGGAACGTCAGCGTCGGACTCCCATGGGCATCGATCCTTGGTTTCATCCGAATCGCCACTCACCCGAGGATTCTCGAAAACCCCCTCGACATGAGGGGAGCCTGCACCCGCGTCCGGTCTTGGCTCGAACGACCGCAGACAGTGCTCATCCACCCGGGAACACGCCATGCGGACATTCTGTTCGAACTCCTGGAGAGCTCTGGCGGCACCGGCAATTTGACGACGGACGCGCATCTCGCCGCCTTGGCTATTGAACACCAAGCGGAACTCCACTCACACGATGCCGACATGGCGCGGTTTCCCGGTCTGCGTTGGGTGAATCCGCTCGGCTGA
- a CDS encoding ABC transporter ATP-binding protein, which translates to MRPAVRAVRLSKFYGVHWSPRGLLRQIVTGRDPGFRIRALEGVGFQVEAGRALGVVGQNGSGKTTLLKLVSGAAHPSSGRVDVDGRVGALLDLGAGFHPEFSGRENIRFSGALMGLDPDLVREEEDRIVAFSELEEFIDQPVRTYSAGMYVRLGFAVSTGFDPAVLVIDEALAVGDQPFQKKCTDRILSMKKRGAAIVICSHNLYQIKTLCEEAIWLREGRPRSQGDAVTVVEDYGRYLGQASADRGEEAGITGTGAPPDCRIESLRLEDVSGSRCESFRTGDTMRLEVVAEFASGFRGRPGLRVAIRRDDGLTIHETRTRGIGELKPLGGGRYRGRLTLREVPLLAGGYRVLVAACSHLEEPVAGSWRSIPFSVRSRGRESGAVRLEHRWSGGGDRPSAGY; encoded by the coding sequence GTGAGACCCGCCGTCCGGGCCGTCCGCCTATCCAAGTTCTACGGGGTGCACTGGAGCCCCCGGGGTCTTCTCCGGCAGATCGTCACCGGAAGGGACCCGGGCTTCCGGATTCGGGCGCTGGAGGGGGTCGGCTTCCAGGTCGAGGCGGGCCGGGCCCTGGGAGTGGTCGGTCAGAACGGTTCCGGAAAAACGACTCTGCTGAAGCTGGTTTCGGGCGCCGCCCACCCCAGCTCGGGGCGGGTCGACGTGGACGGCCGGGTCGGCGCCCTCCTGGACCTGGGCGCCGGCTTTCATCCCGAGTTCAGCGGCCGCGAGAACATCCGGTTCAGCGGAGCTCTCATGGGTTTGGACCCGGACCTGGTCCGGGAGGAGGAAGACCGGATCGTGGCGTTCAGCGAGCTGGAGGAATTCATCGACCAGCCGGTGAGGACCTATTCCGCCGGCATGTACGTCCGGCTGGGCTTCGCCGTCTCCACCGGATTCGACCCCGCCGTGCTGGTCATCGACGAGGCGCTGGCGGTGGGAGACCAGCCCTTCCAGAAAAAGTGCACCGACCGCATCCTGTCCATGAAGAAGCGGGGCGCGGCCATCGTGATCTGCTCCCACAACCTCTACCAGATCAAGACCCTGTGCGAGGAAGCGATCTGGCTCCGGGAGGGCCGGCCCCGATCGCAGGGGGACGCCGTTACGGTGGTGGAGGACTACGGCCGGTACCTGGGGCAGGCGTCGGCCGATCGCGGCGAGGAAGCCGGAATCACCGGTACGGGCGCCCCGCCGGACTGCAGAATCGAAAGCCTCCGGCTGGAGGACGTTTCGGGCTCCCGATGCGAGAGCTTCCGGACCGGCGATACAATGCGGCTGGAAGTCGTCGCCGAGTTCGCGTCCGGCTTCCGGGGCCGGCCCGGCCTTCGGGTGGCGATCCGGCGAGACGACGGCCTCACCATCCACGAAACCCGGACCCGCGGCATTGGAGAGCTGAAGCCTCTGGGCGGCGGCCGTTACCGGGGGCGGCTCACGCTGCGGGAGGTTCCCCTTCTGGCGGGCGGGTACCGGGTTCTGGTTGCGGCGTGTTCCCATCTGGAGGAGCCTGTGGCGGGAAGTTGGAGGTCGATTCCGTTCAGCGTTCGCTCGCGGGGCAGGGAGTCGGGCGCGGTCCGGCTGGAGCATCGGTGGAGCGGGGGCGGCGATCGTCCAAGTGCCGGTTATTGA